A stretch of the Asticcacaulis sp. ZE23SCel15 genome encodes the following:
- a CDS encoding SDR family oxidoreductase gives MPSQKGRSAVVTGTGGLGFETALALAQAGAEVIIAGRNPKKGAVAVAAILEAAPASDVRFEALDLASLKSVADFGKRLRDQRRSLDILINNAGVMRPPKRRVTEDGFELQLGTNYLGHFALTAHLMPLLRQSKSARVVTLSSIAARQGIIDFNDLNAEKNYQPMPVYAQSKLACLMFALELQRRSAAAGWGVTSLASHPGLSRTNLLYNSAGRWSTVGILRSLLGFMFQPVAHGAWPTLFAATSPLAKPGSYIGPEQMSETRGYPTTAKVPAPALDQADAKRLWELSETLTGVSLG, from the coding sequence ATGCCCTCCCAAAAAGGCCGCTCGGCAGTGGTTACCGGCACGGGCGGTCTGGGCTTTGAGACGGCGCTGGCGCTGGCGCAAGCCGGGGCTGAGGTCATCATCGCCGGGCGCAACCCTAAAAAAGGGGCCGTGGCGGTGGCGGCCATTCTCGAAGCCGCGCCTGCGTCGGATGTGCGTTTTGAGGCGCTCGATCTGGCCAGCCTTAAGTCGGTGGCGGATTTCGGGAAACGCCTGCGCGATCAGCGACGAAGCCTCGATATTCTGATTAACAATGCCGGCGTCATGCGGCCGCCAAAACGGCGCGTGACCGAAGACGGCTTTGAGTTGCAACTGGGCACCAACTATCTGGGCCATTTTGCGCTTACCGCCCACCTGATGCCGCTGCTGCGTCAGTCAAAGTCGGCGCGGGTCGTGACCTTATCGAGCATTGCCGCCCGTCAGGGCATTATCGACTTCAACGACCTGAATGCCGAAAAAAACTATCAGCCCATGCCGGTCTATGCCCAGTCAAAACTGGCCTGCCTGATGTTTGCCTTGGAGCTTCAGCGCCGCAGCGCCGCCGCAGGATGGGGTGTGACCAGTCTGGCGTCCCATCCCGGCCTGTCACGTACGAATTTGTTGTACAATTCGGCGGGCCGCTGGAGCACGGTCGGCATATTGCGCAGCCTGTTGGGCTTTATGTTCCAGCCGGTGGCGCATGGCGCGTGGCCGACTTTATTTGCCGCCACATCGCCGCTGGCGAAGCCCGGCAGCTACATCGGGCCGGAGCAGATGAGCGAAACCCGCGGCTATCCGACCACAGCTAAAGTACCCGCGCCAGCGCTCGATCAGGCCGACGCCAAACGCCTGTGGGAACTGTCGGAAACCTTAACCGGTGTCAGTTTGGGGTGA
- a CDS encoding SDR family oxidoreductase, translated as MSDTQNSRRNFLALSAAAPAALTLSGAASAQTSKAGEGTLPGTGRAAIITGSSRGIGAATAKRLAKSGFAVTINYLTSADLAAQVVRDIEAAGDRAIAHQADVADPAAVKALFDANDKAFGGVDVVISNAGIMNVAPFAQMTDEAFHRMMLTNMRGSFNVLREAARRTRDGGRIITLSSTSIRARRATHGAYAASKAAQEAYAGCLAKELAGRRISVNAVAPGPTNTRLLDVPAPMRAQAAQMTPYGRIGEPEDVANAIAALCLSDGEWINGQLVFANGGFF; from the coding sequence ATGTCTGATACTCAAAACTCACGCCGTAATTTTCTGGCCCTCAGTGCCGCCGCACCCGCCGCATTGACCCTGTCTGGTGCGGCCTCAGCACAAACTTCCAAAGCCGGTGAGGGCACACTACCCGGAACTGGCCGGGCCGCGATCATTACCGGCTCATCCCGCGGGATCGGTGCTGCCACCGCCAAACGTCTGGCCAAAAGCGGCTTTGCCGTGACGATCAACTACCTGACCAGCGCCGACCTGGCGGCACAGGTCGTGCGCGACATCGAAGCGGCGGGTGACCGCGCCATCGCTCATCAGGCCGACGTCGCCGATCCGGCTGCCGTCAAGGCATTGTTCGATGCCAATGATAAGGCGTTTGGCGGCGTAGATGTGGTCATCAGCAATGCCGGCATCATGAACGTCGCCCCCTTTGCTCAGATGACGGACGAAGCCTTTCACCGCATGATGCTCACCAATATGCGGGGCAGTTTCAACGTCCTGCGCGAAGCGGCCCGTCGTACCCGCGATGGCGGTCGGATCATCACCCTGAGTTCAACCTCGATCCGCGCCCGACGGGCAACCCACGGTGCCTATGCCGCGTCCAAAGCCGCTCAGGAAGCCTATGCCGGTTGTCTGGCCAAGGAACTGGCGGGGCGGCGTATCTCGGTCAATGCCGTAGCGCCCGGACCCACCAATACCCGCCTGCTGGATGTGCCAGCCCCAATGCGTGCTCAGGCCGCCCAGATGACCCCTTATGGCCGTATCGGTGAGCCCGAAGACGTGGCCAACGCCATCGCGGCCCTGTGTTTAAGTGACGGTGAATGGATCAACGGCCAGCTTGTCTTCGCCAATGGTGGGTTTTTCTGA
- a CDS encoding MFS transporter, with translation MSENAETQRIEPNALTCQPPAINPEYVQGWRFGAILVTLLLINTVSQIDRILPYILAEAIKTDLSLSDTQIGLMTGIAFAVCYTLLSLPLARQADRGSPRMVLLTCLLVWSAMTAMGGMAASFVFLALTRFGVAFGEAGAIPSGHAIIARIIPPERRGLAIGLFSMGIPLGTMVGFAAGGAIGDSLGWRTALIGAGALGGLVAMLAYLVIPLTPRIAHATTKPEPFLASSLRLLSVPAFRWLVIAGVALGFASAPFYAFSAPFLIRTHGFTASEVGMSFGLLQGLMGIIGTLIGGRGFDRAVRSGTGRVLGPPAVLFLISSVTVTAALFTPIGWVAILLFVPTMLAFAFLLPWAFGAAHLVAGPGKQAMASSLVMIASGLLGPALAPLMVGMISDAATEAQIPNGLGLGLLIVPVACVLSAIACLIANRRIADLIRKT, from the coding sequence ATGTCAGAAAATGCTGAGACCCAAAGAATTGAGCCGAACGCGCTGACTTGTCAACCCCCGGCCATAAACCCTGAATATGTGCAGGGCTGGCGCTTCGGGGCCATCCTTGTCACGCTTTTGCTAATCAACACGGTCAGCCAGATTGACCGGATACTGCCCTATATTCTGGCGGAAGCTATCAAAACTGACCTGTCGCTGAGCGATACCCAGATCGGCCTGATGACCGGCATCGCTTTTGCGGTCTGTTATACCTTGTTATCTCTGCCATTGGCCCGTCAGGCCGATCGCGGCTCACCGCGGATGGTGCTGCTCACCTGCCTTTTGGTGTGGAGCGCCATGACGGCGATGGGCGGGATGGCCGCCAGCTTTGTGTTTCTGGCCCTGACCCGCTTTGGTGTGGCCTTTGGGGAAGCGGGTGCCATACCCTCCGGCCACGCCATCATCGCCCGCATCATCCCGCCTGAACGGCGCGGACTGGCGATCGGCCTGTTCTCCATGGGAATCCCGCTGGGGACTATGGTGGGCTTTGCCGCCGGTGGCGCCATCGGTGATAGTTTGGGTTGGCGCACAGCCCTTATCGGCGCCGGTGCCCTGGGCGGTCTGGTGGCCATGCTGGCCTATCTGGTCATACCGCTGACGCCGCGCATTGCCCATGCAACCACAAAGCCTGAACCTTTTCTGGCCTCAAGCCTGCGTCTGCTCTCAGTGCCCGCGTTTCGCTGGCTGGTCATTGCGGGGGTAGCCCTCGGTTTTGCGTCTGCCCCCTTTTATGCCTTTTCGGCACCGTTCCTGATCCGCACCCACGGCTTTACGGCCAGCGAGGTCGGCATGTCTTTTGGTCTGCTTCAGGGGCTGATGGGCATTATCGGTACGCTCATTGGCGGGCGTGGCTTTGACCGGGCGGTGCGCTCCGGCACCGGGCGCGTGCTGGGACCACCCGCCGTATTATTCCTGATCTCCAGCGTGACGGTCACGGCGGCCCTGTTCACGCCCATCGGGTGGGTGGCTATTCTGCTATTCGTGCCGACCATGCTGGCCTTTGCCTTTCTGCTGCCGTGGGCGTTCGGCGCGGCCCATCTGGTGGCGGGGCCGGGAAAGCAGGCGATGGCCTCAAGTCTGGTGATGATTGCCTCAGGCCTATTGGGGCCAGCGCTGGCACCGCTGATGGTCGGCATGATCAGTGATGCGGCCACAGAGGCGCAAATACCCAACGGGCTGGGGCTTGGCCTGTTGATCGTGCCTGTAGCCTGCGTCCTGTCAGCCATCGCCTGCCTGATTGCTAATCGGCGTATCGCGGACCTTATCCGTAAAACCTAA
- a CDS encoding MipA/OmpV family protein, protein MAGAVIGTAASAQDRPSDGSLHGVVALGVGTMPEYDGAEDMRAIPFAFGDIRWRHVNIEVRGLRARADLVPNARLSAGPVIGARLSRDDAEGAVGLLPEIDTAFEAGAFVGYRFGGREGGAGSLQTELTVLRDVSSTHEGVLATASASYYAVRKPDFSLTFDAQTTWASEDYARTYFGVDPVAASVSGLAAYRLDSGFKDVGVGVSAGYWFNKSLGVVGRVGVNYLVGDIADSPITDLGSRWQPTAGITLAYSF, encoded by the coding sequence ATGGCCGGGGCCGTAATTGGCACCGCTGCCAGTGCTCAGGATCGGCCATCGGACGGCTCGCTTCACGGTGTTGTGGCTCTCGGTGTCGGTACCATGCCTGAATATGATGGTGCCGAAGATATGCGCGCCATACCTTTTGCCTTTGGTGATATCCGTTGGCGGCACGTTAATATCGAAGTGCGCGGTCTGCGGGCAAGGGCCGATCTGGTGCCCAATGCCCGCCTGTCGGCAGGCCCGGTCATTGGGGCGCGTTTGTCGCGCGATGATGCTGAAGGTGCGGTAGGTCTGTTGCCAGAGATCGACACCGCCTTTGAAGCCGGAGCCTTCGTCGGCTACCGCTTCGGTGGCCGCGAAGGCGGGGCGGGCTCCCTCCAGACCGAATTGACGGTTCTGCGCGATGTGTCCAGCACTCATGAAGGGGTTCTGGCGACCGCCAGCGCCAGCTACTACGCCGTCCGTAAGCCTGATTTTTCCCTAACCTTTGACGCGCAAACGACCTGGGCCAGCGAAGACTATGCCCGTACCTATTTCGGGGTTGATCCGGTGGCGGCCTCGGTCAGCGGCCTTGCCGCCTACCGGCTCGACTCCGGTTTCAAGGATGTCGGGGTCGGCGTCTCCGCCGGTTACTGGTTCAATAAGAGTTTGGGCGTCGTGGGAAGGGTAGGCGTCAACTATCTGGTTGGCGACATTGCCGACAGCCCCATCACCGACCTCGGCAGCCGCTGGCAACCCACGGCGGGCATCACTTTGGCTTACAGTTTCTAA